From Actinopolyspora lacussalsi, a single genomic window includes:
- a CDS encoding UDP-N-acetylglucosamine 1-carboxyvinyltransferase (product_source=KO:K00790; cath_funfam=3.65.10.10; cog=COG0766; ko=KO:K00790; pfam=PF00275; superfamily=55205; tigrfam=TIGR01072): protein MSEHFRVNGGARLVGEVGVVGAKNSVLKLMAASLLAEGTTTITNCPEILDVPLMADVLRSLGCSVSVDGPTTTITTPPDISHEAVSVHMSRLRASVCVLGPLVARCRRAVVTLPGGDAIGSRPLDMHQNGLRQLGASSHIEHGAVVAEADNLHGARIWLDFPSVGATENILMASVLADGTTVIDNAAREPEIVDLCVMLRQMGARIEGAGTSTLTVHGVPRLEPVRHQVIGDRIVAATWAFAAAATRGDVTVHGVDPNNVNLVLEKLRGAGAEVSFEDESFRVAMDRRPSAVDYVTLPFPGFPTDLQPMALALSAVADGTSMITENLFESRFRFIEELVRMGADARTDGHHAVVRGQERLSSAPVWASDIRAGVGLVLAGLCAEGITEVWDVFHIDRGYPDFVKQLCGLGADIERVSD, encoded by the coding sequence GTGAGTGAGCATTTCCGGGTAAACGGTGGCGCCCGTCTCGTCGGAGAGGTCGGCGTGGTCGGCGCCAAGAACAGCGTGCTGAAGCTGATGGCCGCTTCGCTGCTGGCCGAGGGAACGACGACCATCACGAACTGCCCGGAGATCCTGGACGTCCCGCTGATGGCCGATGTGCTGCGCAGCCTGGGGTGCTCGGTCAGCGTCGACGGTCCCACCACCACCATCACCACACCGCCCGATATCAGTCACGAAGCCGTTTCGGTTCACATGAGCAGGTTGCGTGCCTCGGTGTGCGTACTCGGGCCGCTCGTGGCTCGCTGCAGGCGCGCGGTGGTCACCCTGCCCGGTGGGGACGCGATCGGTTCCCGACCGTTGGACATGCACCAGAACGGGCTGCGGCAGCTGGGGGCTTCCAGTCACATCGAGCACGGTGCCGTGGTGGCCGAGGCCGACAATCTGCACGGTGCGCGGATATGGCTCGATTTCCCCAGCGTCGGTGCCACCGAGAACATTCTGATGGCCTCGGTACTCGCGGACGGCACCACCGTGATCGACAACGCGGCCCGCGAACCGGAGATCGTGGATCTGTGCGTGATGCTGCGGCAGATGGGCGCACGGATCGAGGGAGCGGGTACTTCCACGTTGACAGTGCACGGTGTGCCGAGGCTCGAACCGGTTCGCCACCAGGTCATCGGCGACCGCATCGTGGCGGCGACCTGGGCCTTCGCCGCCGCTGCCACCCGTGGCGACGTGACCGTGCACGGGGTGGATCCGAACAACGTGAATCTCGTGCTGGAGAAGCTGCGCGGCGCGGGGGCCGAGGTCTCGTTCGAGGACGAGAGCTTTCGCGTGGCCATGGACCGGCGTCCCAGCGCGGTGGACTACGTCACGTTGCCGTTCCCCGGTTTTCCCACCGATCTGCAGCCAATGGCACTCGCCCTGTCGGCCGTGGCCGACGGTACATCCATGATCACCGAGAACCTCTTCGAATCCCGGTTCCGCTTCATCGAGGAACTGGTCCGAATGGGTGCCGATGCTCGTACCGACGGGCACCACGCCGTGGTGCGGGGGCAGGAACGGCTCTCCAGCGCTCCGGTGTGGGCCTCGGACATCCGGGCCGGAGTGGGGCTCGTTCTCGCGGGGCTGTGCGCCGAGGGAATCACCGAGGTCTGGGACGTCTTCCACATCGATCGCGGTTATCCGGACTTCGTCAAGCAGCTGTGCGGGCTGGGGGCCGACATCGAGCGGGTGTCCGACTGA
- a CDS encoding hypothetical protein (product_source=Hypo-rule applied): MEDEVQSPRHDLDHPNAIRLTQSECPHPRERLRWLGDFTGPFEQWLVQIDCLRCGGSWDHNSRDSDAPWEQVTQMLDEGRFSKLCSRIGPVPGETRAAAAVTARNSEILHDLKSMGAMKFPID; encoded by the coding sequence ATGGAAGACGAAGTGCAGAGTCCTCGACACGATCTCGACCATCCGAACGCGATCCGGCTGACACAGTCGGAGTGCCCGCATCCGCGGGAGCGGCTGCGCTGGCTCGGTGATTTCACCGGACCGTTCGAGCAGTGGCTGGTCCAGATCGACTGTCTGCGGTGCGGTGGTTCATGGGATCACAACTCCCGGGACAGCGATGCTCCCTGGGAGCAGGTGACCCAGATGCTGGATGAAGGCAGGTTCAGCAAGCTGTGTTCACGTATCGGTCCGGTACCCGGCGAGACCCGTGCGGCCGCTGCCGTGACCGCGCGCAACTCGGAGATTCTGCACGATCTCAAGAGCATGGGTGCGATGAAGTTCCCGATCGACTGA
- a CDS encoding hypothetical protein (product_source=Hypo-rule applied; pfam=PF04149) has protein sequence MGFDWSQATFRKAEASSIEGTECVEVARLGDTYGIRNSRDPDGPVLEFTGAEMAAFASGIRNGEFGV, from the coding sequence ATGGGCTTCGACTGGTCGCAGGCGACCTTCCGCAAGGCGGAAGCCTCCAGCATCGAGGGCACCGAGTGCGTCGAAGTGGCGCGACTCGGTGATACCTACGGCATAAGGAACTCACGGGATCCCGACGGGCCGGTACTCGAGTTCACCGGGGCGGAGATGGCGGCGTTCGCTTCCGGGATCAGAAACGGTGAGTTCGGAGTCTGA
- a CDS encoding Rieske Fe-S protein (product_source=COG0723; cath_funfam=2.102.10.10; cog=COG0723; pfam=PF00355; superfamily=50022) codes for MSSERATSRRRLLVTGGAVAGVTALSGCGDGSYSGSSLTTTEETDSPTEESPKQGNALARVDEVPVGGALITEGPDNEQIALAQPSEGEFTAHSAVCTHMGCTVRADGERLRCPCHNSVFESSSGEVVSGPARTALPGIAVHVEGERIISGEG; via the coding sequence ATGAGTTCCGAACGAGCGACCTCCCGTCGTCGGTTACTGGTCACCGGAGGGGCCGTCGCGGGCGTGACGGCGTTGAGCGGCTGCGGGGACGGTTCCTACAGCGGGTCCTCGTTGACGACCACCGAGGAGACCGACTCCCCGACGGAGGAAAGCCCGAAGCAGGGCAACGCACTGGCACGTGTTGACGAGGTTCCGGTCGGTGGCGCGCTGATAACCGAGGGCCCCGACAACGAACAGATCGCGCTGGCCCAGCCGAGCGAGGGGGAGTTCACCGCGCACAGCGCGGTGTGCACCCACATGGGCTGCACAGTGCGGGCAGACGGCGAGCGGCTGCGCTGCCCCTGCCACAACTCGGTGTTCGAATCCTCCTCGGGTGAAGTGGTCAGTGGTCCGGCCCGCACCGCGCTTCCCGGGATCGCCGTTCACGTGGAAGGGGAACGGATCATCAGCGGAGAGGGCTGA
- a CDS encoding enamine deaminase RidA (YjgF/YER057c/UK114 family) (product_source=COG0251; cath_funfam=1.10.3430.10; cog=COG0251; superfamily=161021,81597; transmembrane_helix_parts=Inside_1_11,TMhelix_12_34,Outside_35_43,TMhelix_44_65,Inside_66_71,TMhelix_72_94,Outside_95_103,TMhelix_104_126,Inside_127_129): MSPSDQAGRATVELLRTLVATGLLMSAVVHLELWAQGVRDVAVIGPLFLLNAVAGVVLAFVLLWWKHWLPVLGSLGFGVLTLVAFFLAVTIGLFGSEEVAVGVPQLLAGVAEGVVIVAAVPLLLLGSHD; the protein is encoded by the coding sequence ATGAGCCCTTCTGACCAAGCCGGACGCGCGACCGTCGAGCTGTTGAGGACACTGGTGGCGACAGGACTGCTCATGTCCGCCGTGGTGCACCTCGAGCTCTGGGCGCAAGGTGTGCGCGACGTAGCGGTGATCGGACCGCTCTTTCTGCTCAACGCGGTCGCGGGAGTGGTGCTCGCGTTCGTGTTGCTGTGGTGGAAGCACTGGCTTCCCGTCCTCGGTTCGCTCGGATTCGGCGTTCTCACGCTGGTCGCCTTCTTCCTCGCGGTCACCATCGGTCTGTTCGGTTCCGAGGAGGTGGCGGTGGGTGTTCCGCAACTGCTGGCCGGGGTCGCCGAGGGCGTAGTGATCGTGGCCGCGGTCCCGTTGCTGTTGCTCGGCAGCCACGACTGA
- a CDS encoding 8-oxo-dGTP pyrophosphatase MutT (NUDIX family) (product_source=COG0494; cath_funfam=3.90.79.10; cog=COG0494; pfam=PF00293; superfamily=55811), with amino-acid sequence MRTESSRQVYANAWMTVREDAIRRADGSDGIYGVVDKPDYALIIPLETGEGSDAPGAERVRLVEQYRYPLGIRRWEFPQGTAPGLTELDGLELAGRELREETGLRAERLVELGSLDVAPGLSSQRGRAFLATGLTPGEHEREPEEQDMRSAWFTRAELERMIRRGEITDAQSIAAYTLLLLHERGGADEAHDS; translated from the coding sequence ATGCGAACCGAGAGCAGCAGGCAGGTTTACGCCAATGCGTGGATGACCGTCCGCGAGGACGCCATCCGGCGTGCGGACGGTTCCGACGGGATCTACGGCGTCGTGGACAAGCCCGACTACGCTCTGATCATCCCGCTGGAAACCGGTGAGGGGAGCGACGCTCCGGGCGCCGAACGAGTGCGGCTGGTCGAGCAGTACCGCTATCCACTGGGGATACGCCGTTGGGAGTTTCCGCAGGGGACCGCACCCGGTCTCACCGAGCTCGACGGGCTGGAACTCGCCGGGCGCGAGCTGCGCGAGGAGACCGGCCTGCGAGCCGAGCGTCTCGTCGAGCTCGGTTCGCTGGACGTGGCTCCCGGACTGTCCAGCCAACGGGGTCGCGCCTTCCTCGCCACCGGTCTCACCCCCGGCGAGCACGAACGTGAACCCGAGGAACAGGACATGCGCTCGGCCTGGTTCACACGTGCGGAACTCGAAAGGATGATCCGACGGGGTGAGATAACCGATGCGCAGTCCATCGCCGCCTACACGCTGTTGTTGTTGCACGAACGAGGCGGAGCGGACGAGGCGCACGACTCGTAA
- a CDS encoding RecB family endonuclease NucS (product_source=COG1637; cog=COG1637; ko=KO:K07503; pfam=PF01939; superfamily=52980), whose protein sequence is MRLVIASCKVDYIGRLNAHLPLATRLLLIKADGSVSVHSDDRAYKPLNWMSPPCWLIEDPDVWTVQNKAGEKLVIDIKEILQDSNYELGAEPGLVKDGVESHLQQLLAEHVSTLGDGWSLVRREYPTPIGPVDLMCRDSQGGNVAVEIKRRGEIDGVEQLTRYLELLNRDPVLAPVGGVFAAQQIKPQARTLAEDRGIRCVTLDYEQLRGITPDEYRLF, encoded by the coding sequence GTGCGTCTGGTAATCGCTTCCTGCAAGGTCGACTACATCGGCAGGCTCAACGCTCATCTGCCGTTGGCGACACGACTGCTGTTGATCAAAGCCGATGGCTCGGTGTCCGTGCACTCCGACGACCGAGCCTACAAGCCGTTGAACTGGATGAGTCCGCCCTGCTGGCTCATCGAGGATCCCGATGTGTGGACCGTGCAGAACAAGGCGGGCGAGAAGCTGGTCATCGATATCAAGGAGATCCTGCAGGACTCCAACTACGAGTTGGGGGCGGAACCGGGACTGGTCAAGGACGGCGTCGAGTCGCACCTGCAGCAGCTGCTCGCCGAGCACGTCAGCACACTCGGTGACGGTTGGAGTCTGGTGCGCCGGGAGTATCCGACCCCGATAGGGCCGGTCGACCTGATGTGTCGTGACTCCCAGGGCGGCAACGTCGCCGTCGAGATCAAGCGGCGCGGCGAGATCGACGGAGTCGAACAGTTGACCCGGTATCTCGAGTTGCTCAACCGTGACCCCGTGCTGGCACCCGTCGGCGGTGTTTTCGCTGCGCAGCAGATCAAACCCCAGGCGCGCACGCTCGCGGAGGATCGCGGGATCCGCTGTGTGACGCTGGACTACGAACAGCTGCGGGGGATCACCCCCGACGAGTACCGGCTCTTCTGA
- a CDS encoding hypothetical protein (product_source=Hypo-rule applied) — protein sequence MTAPAIPEALSPVEADPLPRAPRPCRTHRYVTAFRGELPRQHSLGATASPAYRPPEFPAHGWSTPRVSSPDMELMERILNGLRQL from the coding sequence GTGACGGCTCCCGCGATTCCCGAAGCACTTAGCCCCGTCGAGGCGGATCCGCTGCCGCGGGCACCACGCCCGTGCCGGACACATCGTTACGTAACCGCGTTCCGGGGCGAACTGCCACGACAGCACTCCCTGGGAGCCACCGCGTCGCCGGCGTACCGACCGCCGGAGTTCCCCGCACACGGCTGGAGCACACCACGGGTGAGCTCGCCGGACATGGAGCTGATGGAGCGGATTCTGAACGGCCTCCGCCAGCTCTGA
- a CDS encoding hypothetical protein (product_source=Hypo-rule applied; transmembrane_helix_parts=Outside_1_3,TMhelix_4_26,Inside_27_36), whose product MSIAAVLALLAVTLVVGPWLLLRWLSDTPRRGTPHG is encoded by the coding sequence ATGAGCATCGCCGCCGTACTGGCGCTACTGGCTGTGACACTGGTGGTGGGCCCCTGGTTGCTACTGCGCTGGCTCTCCGACACCCCACGGCGCGGCACGCCGCATGGTTGA
- a CDS encoding SSS family solute:Na+ symporter (product_source=KO:K03307; cog=COG0591; ko=KO:K03307; pfam=PF00474; tigrfam=TIGR00813; transmembrane_helix_parts=Outside_1_14,TMhelix_15_34,Inside_35_50,TMhelix_51_73,Outside_74_87,TMhelix_88_110,Inside_111_129,TMhelix_130_152,Outside_153_161,TMhelix_162_184,Inside_185_190,TMhelix_191_210,Outside_211_245,TMhelix_246_268,Inside_269_288,TMhelix_289_311,Outside_312_345,TMhelix_346_368,Inside_369_388,TMhelix_389_411,Outside_412_420,TMhelix_421_443,Inside_444_449,TMhelix_450_469,Outside_470_478,TMhelix_479_501,Inside_502_534,TMhelix_535_557,Outside_558_559): MHVLAQEQLRLDAGPVDYLLLALYFAFVLGIGLLARRSVSSSLDFFLSGRSLPAWVTGLAFIAANLGAVEIIGMSANGAQYGMPTMHYFWVGAIPAMLFLGVVMMPFYYGSKVRSVPEFMLRRFGKAAHLVNAISFAVAQLLIAGVNLFLLASIVNVLLGWPLWFSVIIAALIVLSYTGLGGLSAAIYNEVLQFFVIVAALLPLTIVGMIKVGGWSGLVDKVGTQYGANELSAWPGNELTGFGSNFLSVLGIVFGLGFVLAFGYWTTNFVEVQRAMASKSMSAAQRTPIIGAFPKMLIPFLVIIPGMIAGASVQEMMVFKQTGEGNVEYNDALLLLMRDLLPNGILGIALAGLLASFMAGMAANLSSFNTVFTYDIWQAYVIRNRPDSYYLSMGRWVTVGSTVIAIGTAFIASGYSNLMDYLQQLFSLFNAPLFATFILGMFWKRMTPAAGWSGLVLGTAASLSVFLMAETGVLDLPGQGASFVGAGAAFVVDILVSVVVSLATRPKPAAELVGLVYGLTPKEDRTASTTGEDAGWYRRPALLAGIVLVIVIILNIVFG; encoded by the coding sequence GTGCATGTGCTAGCCCAGGAGCAGCTTCGACTGGACGCCGGGCCGGTCGACTACCTGCTGCTCGCGCTCTACTTCGCGTTCGTGCTCGGGATCGGGCTCCTGGCGCGTCGTTCGGTGTCGAGCAGTCTTGACTTCTTCCTCTCCGGGCGGTCACTGCCCGCGTGGGTGACGGGGCTGGCCTTCATAGCGGCCAACCTCGGTGCTGTCGAGATCATCGGAATGTCCGCCAACGGCGCCCAGTACGGCATGCCGACGATGCACTACTTCTGGGTCGGTGCCATCCCGGCGATGCTGTTCCTCGGTGTCGTGATGATGCCGTTCTACTACGGCTCGAAGGTGCGCAGCGTTCCGGAATTCATGCTGCGCCGTTTCGGCAAAGCCGCGCATCTGGTCAACGCCATCAGCTTCGCGGTGGCGCAGCTGCTCATCGCGGGTGTGAACCTGTTCCTGCTCGCCAGCATCGTCAACGTCCTGCTCGGCTGGCCGCTGTGGTTCTCCGTGATCATCGCCGCGTTGATCGTGCTCAGCTACACCGGACTCGGTGGTCTCTCCGCGGCGATCTACAACGAGGTGCTGCAGTTCTTCGTCATCGTCGCCGCGCTTCTCCCACTGACCATCGTCGGCATGATCAAGGTCGGCGGTTGGTCCGGACTGGTCGACAAGGTCGGTACCCAGTACGGCGCCAACGAGCTCTCGGCCTGGCCGGGTAACGAACTCACCGGGTTCGGCAGCAACTTCCTGTCGGTACTGGGAATCGTCTTCGGGCTCGGGTTCGTGCTGGCCTTCGGCTACTGGACCACCAACTTCGTCGAGGTCCAGCGTGCGATGGCTTCCAAGAGCATGTCCGCCGCGCAGCGCACCCCGATCATCGGTGCCTTCCCGAAGATGCTCATCCCGTTCCTGGTGATCATCCCCGGTATGATCGCCGGTGCTTCCGTCCAGGAAATGATGGTGTTCAAGCAGACGGGTGAGGGCAACGTCGAGTACAACGACGCTCTCCTGCTGCTGATGCGTGATCTGCTGCCCAACGGCATCCTGGGGATCGCGCTCGCCGGATTGCTGGCATCGTTCATGGCGGGCATGGCCGCGAACCTGAGTTCGTTCAACACCGTGTTCACCTACGACATCTGGCAGGCCTACGTTATCCGGAACCGCCCGGACAGCTACTACCTGAGCATGGGTCGCTGGGTCACGGTGGGGTCCACGGTCATCGCGATCGGTACCGCGTTCATCGCTTCGGGCTACTCGAACCTGATGGACTACCTGCAGCAGCTGTTCTCGCTGTTCAACGCCCCGTTGTTCGCCACGTTCATCCTCGGTATGTTCTGGAAGCGCATGACCCCGGCCGCCGGTTGGTCCGGTCTCGTGCTCGGTACCGCCGCCTCGTTGAGCGTCTTCCTGATGGCCGAGACCGGTGTGCTGGACCTTCCGGGACAGGGAGCGAGCTTCGTCGGAGCCGGCGCGGCCTTCGTGGTCGACATCCTCGTCAGCGTCGTGGTCAGCCTGGCCACCAGGCCCAAGCCCGCCGCCGAGCTCGTCGGACTGGTTTACGGACTGACGCCGAAGGAGGACCGCACCGCCTCAACGACCGGAGAGGACGCGGGCTGGTACCGCAGGCCCGCGCTGCTGGCCGGGATCGTGTTGGTGATAGTCATCATCCTCAACATCGTCTTCGGGTAA
- a CDS encoding xanthine/uracil/vitamin C permease (AzgA family) (product_source=COG2252; cog=COG2252; transmembrane_helix_parts=Outside_1_19,TMhelix_20_42,Inside_43_54,TMhelix_55_77,Outside_78_91), which produces MSASNENGSRSGQRAGVFDVRQVIAALFVLYGLICTLMGLFGTSSREIDQAAGVNINLWSGIGMLVFAGSFILWGWLRPIVVPTDSESESS; this is translated from the coding sequence ATGAGCGCATCCAACGAGAACGGCTCCCGCAGCGGGCAGCGTGCCGGAGTGTTCGACGTTCGCCAGGTGATCGCCGCGCTGTTCGTGCTCTACGGTCTGATCTGCACTCTGATGGGGCTGTTCGGCACCAGCTCCCGGGAGATCGATCAGGCGGCGGGGGTCAACATCAACCTCTGGAGCGGTATCGGCATGCTGGTCTTCGCCGGTTCCTTCATCCTCTGGGGTTGGTTGCGTCCGATCGTCGTTCCCACCGACTCGGAGAGCGAGTCCTCCTAG
- a CDS encoding aldehyde dehydrogenase (NAD+) (product_source=KO:K00128; cath_funfam=3.40.605.10; cog=COG1012; ko=KO:K00128; pfam=PF00171; superfamily=53720) yields the protein MTQTARGGVEVPVEKTADTSPGSTFESIDPRTGEVVGTHPVHDREHVADAVRTARDAQHWWEELGFQQRKLRLDAWRELLVSRLDEAAELISAETGKPMDDARLELVLVVDHLHWAAANASKVLRRRGVSAGVLMANQAATVEYRAFGVVGVIGPWNYPAFTPMGSIAYALAAGNSVVFKPSELTPGVGEWLRRTFAEVVPEQPVLQVVTGFGDTGAALCRAETDKIAFTGSTETGKRVMATCSESLTPVLVECGGKDALIVDSDADLRAAAEAAVWGAVSNAGQTCIGVERVYVVDSVADRFVQLVLDRAEKLRPGGQPTADLGPITMGSQVDVIREHIADAVRSGGKAELGGQSSVRPPYVDPVVLTDVPEDSAAVTEETFGPTIVINRVSTAEEGVERANDGDYGLGGTVFSRSRGTELARRMRTGMVAVNSVISFAAVPALPFGGVGDSGFGRIHGADGLREFARAQSVTRTRFRMPIDPMTFGRSARTVRYLVRLMKLIRGRR from the coding sequence ATGACCCAGACCGCCCGTGGCGGTGTCGAAGTACCCGTCGAGAAGACGGCCGACACCTCGCCCGGTTCCACCTTCGAATCCATCGATCCGCGTACCGGTGAAGTGGTGGGCACCCACCCGGTTCATGATCGGGAGCACGTCGCCGATGCCGTCCGCACCGCTCGCGACGCCCAGCACTGGTGGGAGGAACTGGGCTTCCAACAGCGGAAACTCCGGCTGGATGCCTGGCGCGAGCTGCTGGTCTCGCGGTTGGACGAGGCCGCGGAACTGATCTCCGCGGAGACCGGGAAGCCGATGGACGACGCCAGGCTCGAACTGGTGCTCGTCGTGGACCACCTGCACTGGGCGGCCGCCAACGCGTCCAAGGTGCTCCGCAGGCGAGGGGTTTCCGCCGGGGTTCTCATGGCCAACCAGGCCGCCACCGTGGAGTACCGCGCGTTCGGCGTCGTGGGAGTCATCGGGCCGTGGAACTATCCCGCCTTCACTCCGATGGGATCCATCGCCTACGCGCTCGCCGCGGGTAACTCGGTGGTGTTCAAGCCCAGCGAGCTGACCCCGGGCGTGGGGGAATGGCTGCGGCGGACCTTCGCCGAGGTGGTTCCCGAACAGCCCGTACTGCAGGTGGTGACCGGATTCGGCGATACCGGTGCCGCGCTGTGTCGTGCCGAGACGGACAAAATCGCCTTCACCGGTTCGACCGAAACCGGCAAGCGGGTGATGGCCACCTGCTCGGAGTCGCTGACCCCGGTGCTGGTGGAGTGCGGTGGTAAGGACGCCCTGATCGTGGATTCGGACGCCGATCTGCGCGCTGCCGCCGAGGCCGCGGTGTGGGGAGCCGTCTCCAATGCCGGACAGACCTGTATCGGTGTGGAGCGCGTCTACGTGGTCGACTCCGTGGCCGACCGGTTCGTCCAGCTGGTGCTCGACCGCGCGGAGAAGCTGCGCCCGGGCGGACAGCCCACCGCCGACCTCGGCCCCATCACGATGGGTTCGCAGGTGGATGTGATCCGCGAGCACATCGCCGATGCCGTCCGTTCCGGTGGGAAGGCCGAGCTGGGCGGTCAGAGTTCGGTTCGCCCGCCCTACGTCGATCCGGTGGTACTCACCGACGTGCCGGAGGACTCGGCCGCGGTCACGGAGGAGACCTTCGGCCCCACGATCGTGATCAACCGGGTGAGCACCGCCGAGGAGGGCGTCGAGCGCGCCAACGACGGTGACTACGGTCTCGGCGGGACGGTGTTCTCCCGTTCCAGGGGGACGGAGCTGGCTCGCCGCATGCGCACCGGGATGGTCGCGGTGAACTCGGTGATCTCGTTCGCCGCCGTGCCGGCCCTGCCGTTCGGCGGGGTGGGGGACTCCGGCTTCGGTCGGATTCACGGTGCCGACGGACTGCGTGAGTTCGCCAGGGCACAGTCCGTCACCCGGACCCGGTTCCGCATGCCGATCGATCCGATGACCTTCGGCCGTTCCGCGCGGACCGTCCGGTATCTGGTGCGGCTGATGAAGCTGATTCGCGGACGCCGGTGA
- a CDS encoding dihydroxyacetone kinase-like protein (product_source=KO:K05878; cath_funfam=3.30.1180.20,3.40.50.10440; cog=COG2376; ko=KO:K05878; pfam=PF02733; superfamily=82549; tigrfam=TIGR02363), whose amino-acid sequence MKKIINAPADVVTDALRGMAAAHPDRLRVHLQPDFVTRVDAPVSDKVAVVSGGGSGHEPLHVGFVGSGMLDAAVPGAVFTSPTPDAVQAAVREVDGGAGTLLVVKNYTGDVLNFETAAELTEAENIGVRTVVVQDDVAVQDSTNTAGRRGVGGTVLLEKIVGAAAARGHDLASCHEIAERVSAGVRSMGMALTAPTVPHVGEPSFELADYEMEIGVGIHAEPGRERVELESADRIVRRLLEPILEDLPFREGDEVLLFTNSMGGTPPTELYLAHGVAERFLAERGVRVTRRLVGPYITSLEMQGMSFTLLKLDDELRQLWDAPVNTPALTW is encoded by the coding sequence GTGAAGAAGATCATCAACGCTCCCGCCGATGTCGTGACCGACGCGCTGCGCGGCATGGCCGCCGCCCATCCCGATCGACTGCGGGTTCACCTGCAGCCGGACTTCGTGACCCGTGTCGACGCCCCGGTCTCCGACAAGGTGGCCGTGGTCTCCGGCGGAGGTTCCGGGCACGAACCGTTGCACGTCGGGTTCGTCGGTTCCGGCATGCTGGACGCCGCCGTCCCGGGGGCGGTGTTCACTTCACCCACCCCGGACGCCGTGCAAGCGGCTGTCCGGGAAGTGGACGGTGGTGCGGGGACGCTGTTGGTGGTCAAGAACTACACCGGCGACGTGCTCAACTTCGAGACCGCCGCCGAGCTGACCGAGGCGGAGAACATCGGGGTACGCACCGTCGTGGTCCAGGACGACGTGGCGGTACAGGACTCCACCAACACCGCGGGGCGGCGCGGGGTGGGCGGGACCGTCCTGCTGGAGAAGATCGTGGGTGCCGCCGCCGCACGAGGTCACGACCTGGCGAGCTGCCACGAGATCGCCGAACGCGTCAGTGCCGGGGTGCGTTCCATGGGGATGGCGTTGACCGCTCCCACTGTCCCCCACGTCGGTGAACCGAGCTTCGAGCTGGCCGACTACGAGATGGAGATCGGTGTGGGCATCCACGCCGAACCCGGCAGGGAACGGGTCGAGCTGGAGTCTGCCGACCGGATCGTGCGACGGTTGCTCGAGCCGATCCTGGAGGATCTGCCGTTCCGGGAGGGCGACGAGGTGCTGTTGTTCACCAACTCGATGGGGGGCACACCTCCGACGGAACTGTATCTCGCGCACGGTGTCGCCGAGCGGTTCCTCGCGGAACGCGGTGTTCGCGTCACCCGGAGACTGGTCGGGCCCTACATCACCAGTCTGGAAATGCAGGGGATGAGCTTTACACTGCTCAAGCTGGATGACGAGCTGCGGCAGCTGTGGGACGCACCGGTGAACACCCCCGCGTTGACCTGGTGA